The following is a genomic window from Azospirillaceae bacterium.
GGGCCTGCATTGGGACGCGTTGGATGAGGACATTTCCGTCGCCGGCCTGCTGGAAGGCCGGGGCGACATGAGCCATCCAGCCCCCAACGCCGCCTGACATCCTTGATCGCGGCCCTACTCCTCATCGACCTGCAACGCGCCATCGACGATCCGCGCTGGACAGCAGAGGGACCGCGCAACAATCCGCATGCCGAAGCCAACGTGGCGCGATTGCTGGCCGCCTGGCGCGAAGTGGGATGGCCCATCATTCACGTGCGCCACGATTCCGTAGAGCCCAATTCCACCTACCGCCCCGGCCAGCCGGACCACGCCTTCAAGGAAGAGGCCACGCCCCTGCCCGGCGAAACGGTGGTGGCCAAGCGCACCAACAGTGCCTTCATCGGCACGGGCCTGGATGATCTGCTGCGGGGACAGGGCATCACCGCCCTGGTGGTGGTGGGCGTCATCACCAACAATTCGGTGGAGGCCACGGTGCGCATGGCCGGCAACCTGGGCTACGCCACCACTGTGGTCAGCGACGCCACTTTCACCTTCGCCAAGCGGGACGGCCGGGGGCGGGTGTGGAAGGCGGAAGATGTGCACGCCCTGTCGCTGGCCAACATGGCGGGCGAGTACGCAACCGTGGCAACGACGGAGGCGGTGTTGAGCGCCCTGGCCTGATCAGTCCAGCAGCGCCGCCAGCACGCCGTTCAGGCGCTGGCGCCCCCCCGCCGTCGCGGCCAGGCGGTCGCCATCCTGGGTGACGAAGCCGTGGCGGGTCAGGCGTTCCACGGCGGCGGCATTCACCGGCGACACGCCGCCGCCCTCGGCCGCCAGGCGCGACAGGCTGACGCCCTCGGCCAGGCGCAGACCCATCATCAGGGCCTCGCGGGCGCGGTGGTCGGGGGTCACCACCTCATCGGCGTGGGCGCCGGTGCCGCCCTGTTCCACCCGGTCCAGCCAGATTTCGGGCGCGCGGTGGGTGCGGGTGGCGATCTTGGCGCCGTCGGCCAGGGTCAGGCGGCCGTGGGCGCCGGGGCCGATGCCGACATAGTCGCCATAGCGCCAATAGACCAGGTTGTGCCGGCTTTCCTGTCCCGGGCGGGCGTGGTTCGACACCTCATACGCCGGCATGCCGGCCTGGTTAAGC
Proteins encoded in this region:
- a CDS encoding cysteine hydrolase family protein, with amino-acid sequence MIAALLLIDLQRAIDDPRWTAEGPRNNPHAEANVARLLAAWREVGWPIIHVRHDSVEPNSTYRPGQPDHAFKEEATPLPGETVVAKRTNSAFIGTGLDDLLRGQGITALVVVGVITNNSVEATVRMAGNLGYATTVVSDATFTFAKRDGRGRVWKAEDVHALSLANMAGEYATVATTEAVLSALA